A part of Bacteroidota bacterium genomic DNA contains:
- a CDS encoding T9SS type A sorting domain-containing protein, protein MKKILTALFLLLGLIPFASAQSFTNAKSFGAGGYEIASGIVSDQAGNVWVLGGFSETTEIAGESRTSAGGQDGFLAKFNPNQELTWLQTFGGPENDGGRALVLDSAGNVYVLGGSKKNPQFGALTLTGFGDWDITLSKYDTDGNLVWANVYGGAGVDFAEGILLQDGQLYLTGTFEGTGTFGSLSAFSNADRAAYVLKVDAAGNSVWLKKGICYDHFWDSQIVGDGQGNIYYLGQFAGLGYFGTMSFEGNGFRNYVLIKMTADGSTLWAKQIRKVPNLMSAWAPDGGILLAGTAGYDFEIDQQIFPGGDRMWVARMDTAGHLEWLKTYAEGNAPNPRKLVVASDNSIYLLGAFHDSLTMGTEKLYSAAENQNKLFLSHLDEYGNVLHSIQSGNFGTTIPQDLHFATDSTLWMAGNFLQTVTMGHQKLKSNGNNDIFIASLSTKFIPQAPSTAAPTHVRIYPNPTDGFLNLDTGGYTGQLEFELYSLEGKLLQSTVIYPGEDWVFLEVWKPGMYLYRVTAADGKAFGGRVLRR, encoded by the coding sequence ATGAAAAAGATCCTCACCGCACTTTTCCTCCTCTTGGGCCTTATCCCATTCGCCTCGGCACAGTCATTCACCAACGCGAAATCCTTTGGCGCCGGTGGTTATGAAATTGCATCCGGCATCGTCTCCGATCAAGCAGGGAATGTCTGGGTGCTGGGTGGGTTTTCCGAAACGACGGAAATCGCAGGTGAAAGCCGCACATCCGCAGGCGGGCAAGATGGATTCCTGGCGAAATTCAATCCCAACCAGGAATTGACGTGGCTCCAAACTTTTGGTGGCCCGGAGAACGACGGTGGGCGCGCACTTGTCCTTGATTCCGCTGGCAATGTTTATGTCCTGGGTGGGTCTAAAAAGAACCCGCAATTCGGCGCCCTGACCTTGACGGGCTTTGGCGATTGGGACATTACCCTTTCGAAATACGACACCGATGGCAATTTGGTCTGGGCCAACGTTTACGGCGGCGCCGGCGTGGACTTTGCGGAAGGAATCCTCCTGCAAGATGGGCAACTTTACCTCACGGGAACCTTCGAAGGCACCGGAACATTCGGCAGCCTCAGTGCTTTTTCCAATGCCGACCGGGCCGCCTATGTATTGAAAGTGGATGCCGCTGGCAATTCCGTTTGGCTGAAAAAGGGGATATGTTACGACCATTTTTGGGACAGCCAAATTGTGGGCGATGGCCAGGGGAATATCTATTATCTGGGGCAATTCGCTGGATTGGGCTATTTCGGAACGATGTCCTTCGAAGGCAATGGCTTCCGCAATTATGTCCTGATCAAAATGACCGCGGATGGCAGCACGCTTTGGGCCAAACAAATCCGGAAGGTGCCCAACCTGATGTCCGCTTGGGCCCCCGACGGCGGAATTCTCCTGGCTGGAACCGCAGGCTACGACTTCGAAATCGACCAGCAGATTTTTCCCGGCGGCGACCGAATGTGGGTCGCAAGAATGGACACCGCCGGCCATTTGGAATGGCTGAAAACTTATGCCGAAGGGAATGCGCCGAATCCCCGCAAATTGGTCGTGGCATCCGACAACAGCATTTACCTGTTAGGCGCGTTTCATGACTCCCTGACCATGGGCACGGAAAAACTTTATTCTGCCGCCGAAAACCAGAACAAACTATTTCTCAGCCATCTCGACGAATACGGAAACGTCCTCCACAGCATTCAATCCGGAAATTTTGGTACCACTATCCCCCAAGACCTCCATTTTGCGACCGATTCGACACTTTGGATGGCCGGAAATTTCCTGCAAACCGTCACCATGGGCCACCAAAAGCTCAAGAGCAACGGCAACAACGACATCTTCATCGCCAGCCTCTCCACGAAGTTTATACCCCAAGCGCCCTCGACAGCAGCACCGACCCACGTCCGCATTTACCCCAACCCCACCGACGGCTTCCTCAACCTCGACACCGGCGGCTACACCGGCCAACTAGAATTCGAATTGTACAGCCTGGAAGGGAAACTGCTGCAATCGACGGTCATTTACCCCGGCGAAGACTGGGTTTTTCTGGAGGTTTGGAAGCCGGGGATGTACCTGTATCGGGTGACGGCGGCGGATGGGAAGGCTTTTGGGGGAAGGGTTTTGAGGCGGTGA
- a CDS encoding PD-(D/E)XK nuclease domain-containing protein — protein MALDFPNREVANALSIHPLSEFAEKSQEGTDSLIRKMNGYLKSCQVNGFMENIIALFADIANPIQPAKNSSIGNMEKYYHGMFYLVLRLLGYNIQAEVFTSNGRIDAVITAGEYVYVVEFKLGVAASALAQIKALAYHLKYL, from the coding sequence GTGGCCCTCGATTTCCCCAACCGAGAGGTTGCCAATGCGCTTTCCATTCACCCCCTGTCGGAGTTTGCCGAAAAGAGCCAAGAAGGCACCGACAGCCTCATTCGCAAGATGAACGGCTACCTGAAAAGTTGTCAAGTCAACGGCTTCATGGAAAACATTATCGCACTCTTTGCAGACATCGCCAATCCCATCCAGCCAGCCAAAAACTCAAGCATCGGTAATATGGAGAAGTATTACCACGGCATGTTTTACCTCGTGTTGCGATTGTTGGGGTACAACATCCAGGCAGAGGTCTTTACGAGCAATGGCCGAATCGATGCAGTGATCACCGCGGGGGAGTATGTCTATGTCGTCGAGTTCAAACTAGGCGTTGCAGCGTCTGCCCTAGCGCAGATTAAGGCGCTTGCGTATCACTTGAAGTATTTGTGA
- a CDS encoding T9SS type A sorting domain-containing protein, translated as MAQAQATRIHPDPSQGQTNAAKSESYSVLCAGEGNPQTVDLKWRPILYTKFQSFEPQSPDEELIEAVKEEKLAVKRASYVGIGIESTSTVTPEVGTNFLGNVNNGSSPLDNGIAVSNGGIIVSVANATLEIDNAAGTNLYYNDLASFINDVSISNVCDPIVSYDKQADRFVMFVQECSGNSSNSYIFLFFSKTNNPATGGWWKYKITGDPRSDASWFDYPKMAISDNEICVTGNLFSNTGTFRQAVAYQVTKSSCYAGGALNYSLWYNFSGAPFTLLPVTDGQGLSFTPGFFLVSTDNSGASTVNLYDLTDDRTGSPVINYYSVATTAYSPAADSDQLGTSCQLDNGDCRALSGFYQNGYIHFVFHSDIGNGWNGINYNRMNLNSSIVNQSILYGSSGNFDYSYPSVASFSNTVSDLSVMIGFGRVSSAVYPQVRVVNCDNGLNFSGSTLVKASDSYVSYTSTTKERWGDYTGISRRHNSATPSVWMNGMYGTNSNKWNTWIAEIHGQGSVAIEPLGSTIGVKAYPNPIQNHFALEFVLDEETDLEIKLIDNLGKVVQHLYSGKGRSGHNVFTFNQEGLESGTYYLQILNRSTLLKNEKIIVVH; from the coding sequence TTGGCACAGGCCCAAGCGACGAGAATCCATCCTGACCCAAGCCAAGGACAAACCAATGCCGCAAAATCGGAAAGCTATTCAGTCCTGTGTGCAGGTGAAGGAAATCCGCAAACGGTTGATCTCAAATGGCGCCCGATCTTGTACACGAAGTTTCAATCATTTGAGCCGCAATCACCTGACGAAGAACTTATTGAGGCCGTGAAGGAAGAAAAGCTGGCGGTAAAGAGGGCTTCCTATGTTGGAATCGGCATTGAATCCACATCGACTGTGACGCCAGAGGTCGGAACAAACTTCCTCGGAAATGTGAACAACGGATCTTCTCCGCTTGACAACGGGATCGCAGTTTCAAATGGAGGTATCATTGTTAGCGTGGCCAATGCAACACTTGAGATAGACAATGCCGCAGGTACCAATTTATATTACAACGATCTTGCTTCGTTTATCAATGATGTTTCTATTTCTAATGTTTGTGACCCAATAGTTAGTTATGACAAGCAGGCAGACCGCTTTGTCATGTTTGTCCAAGAATGCAGTGGAAACTCATCCAATTCTTATATTTTCCTATTCTTCTCCAAAACCAACAACCCGGCCACTGGAGGATGGTGGAAATACAAAATTACAGGCGATCCACGTAGCGATGCTTCTTGGTTCGATTATCCGAAGATGGCGATTTCAGACAATGAAATATGCGTGACGGGCAATTTGTTTAGCAATACTGGCACCTTCCGTCAGGCTGTGGCCTATCAAGTGACGAAGTCAAGTTGTTATGCTGGCGGTGCGCTCAATTATTCCCTTTGGTATAATTTTTCCGGGGCTCCATTTACGCTATTGCCTGTCACTGATGGTCAAGGCCTATCGTTTACGCCAGGCTTTTTTTTGGTATCCACAGATAATTCAGGGGCATCAACGGTGAATTTGTATGACTTGACTGATGATCGAACCGGTAGTCCCGTAATCAACTATTATTCTGTTGCTACCACAGCCTATTCACCTGCTGCGGATTCTGACCAATTGGGCACTAGTTGCCAGTTGGACAATGGCGATTGCAGGGCTTTGAGTGGGTTTTACCAGAATGGGTATATTCACTTTGTCTTTCATTCGGATATTGGAAATGGTTGGAATGGCATCAATTACAATCGTATGAACCTCAACTCGTCGATCGTAAATCAGTCTATTTTGTACGGGTCATCTGGAAATTTCGATTATTCCTATCCGTCTGTCGCATCGTTCAGCAACACAGTTAGTGACTTATCGGTAATGATTGGCTTTGGGCGCGTCAGCAGTGCGGTCTACCCGCAGGTGCGTGTCGTCAATTGCGACAATGGCTTGAATTTTTCGGGCTCGACTTTGGTGAAGGCAAGCGATAGTTATGTGAGCTATACATCCACTACCAAAGAACGGTGGGGCGACTATACAGGCATTTCTCGTCGTCACAATTCGGCTACCCCTTCCGTATGGATGAATGGCATGTACGGTACGAATTCCAACAAATGGAATACGTGGATCGCCGAAATTCATGGACAAGGTTCAGTAGCCATTGAACCTCTTGGTTCAACCATAGGAGTGAAGGCCTATCCCAATCCAATACAAAACCATTTTGCTCTAGAGTTTGTGTTGGACGAAGAAACCGACCTTGAGATCAAGCTCATCGACAATTTAGGCAAAGTTGTCCAGCATCTTTATTCTGGAAAAGGCCGTTCAGGCCACAACGTATTCACGTTCAACCAGGAAGGCCTGGAATCAGGAACGTATTATTTGCAAATTTTGAATCGTTCAACGTTACTGAAAAATGAAAAAATCATTGTGGTTCATTAA
- a CDS encoding tetratricopeptide repeat-containing sensor histidine kinase, whose amino-acid sequence MKTRYYRFLFFLVFAGCTVPLLWSQPADAAGKAKIATLLTKADSLLTTAPDSSMRLAELAVAKAEGEGLPDLKADAELILARAYMNKGYYNRGLKAGFNALRYYESVRDTGAMGEAKHRISTIYLETDNTVLAQQYEQEALALLLLEPERDTLALFWTYLGLGNQMDRAEKLDSALHYYFTALELAKAVQNDRALHSCYNNIALIYKQKKDFDNALAYFQEGIAITRAIQDYSSTAFLLDNVGCMYFRMGQPKEALRYSEEAYGMALEHQSASGLVNIHSNLANAYAANGKWEKAYFHQHAYTELVESYFNEQSSASMADMEGKYQNEKKQAEIALLNKDNEFKALKIDRQSTIQNLLIGVLALLLLLVIVAVVAYLDKRRTNRLLHDQQEQIKRINAGLEEKVLERTQALEIANKELNDLLYRSSHDLRSPITKILGLLGLAEAGAMPTETVLEHIGRTMEGLNAQNLSICELGSIRDHRSAPASLHLQDTLEEVLAELKTSFDVDTSAVLLEVNAGTVCTVDRYLLKIAVREIVANALAYGGSGKVRIVAQNEGGQLRMAVEDQGPGIPAGIQKNLFDMFVRGNNSPSHFGLGLYKARLAVQRMGGNLSYRSAAGGGTVFEILVRGAV is encoded by the coding sequence ATGAAGACGCGCTATTACCGATTCCTTTTCTTTCTCGTTTTTGCCGGATGTACCGTCCCTCTGCTGTGGAGCCAACCCGCTGATGCTGCGGGGAAAGCAAAAATTGCCACCCTCTTGACCAAGGCGGACAGTCTCTTGACGACTGCCCCGGACAGTTCGATGCGTCTGGCGGAGCTTGCCGTGGCAAAAGCTGAGGGAGAGGGTTTGCCTGACTTGAAAGCGGATGCAGAATTGATCTTGGCGAGAGCCTATATGAACAAAGGCTATTATAACCGGGGCTTGAAGGCGGGGTTCAATGCATTGCGGTACTATGAATCGGTAAGGGATACGGGCGCGATGGGGGAAGCCAAACACCGCATTTCGACGATTTACCTGGAAACGGATAACACGGTCTTGGCGCAACAATATGAGCAAGAGGCCTTGGCATTGCTGTTGCTGGAACCTGAAAGGGATACGCTTGCCTTGTTCTGGACGTATTTGGGACTAGGGAATCAGATGGATCGTGCCGAAAAGTTGGACTCTGCCCTGCACTATTATTTCACCGCGCTGGAATTGGCCAAGGCCGTGCAAAACGATCGGGCATTGCATTCCTGCTACAACAACATCGCCCTGATTTACAAGCAAAAAAAAGATTTTGACAATGCCTTGGCCTATTTTCAAGAGGGAATCGCGATCACGCGTGCAATTCAGGATTACAGTTCAACTGCCTTTTTGCTGGACAATGTGGGCTGCATGTACTTCCGAATGGGGCAGCCCAAAGAAGCCTTGCGGTACAGCGAGGAAGCTTATGGAATGGCCCTTGAGCATCAAAGCGCCTCTGGTCTCGTGAACATCCATTCCAATCTCGCAAACGCCTACGCGGCAAACGGTAAATGGGAGAAGGCCTATTTTCATCAACATGCCTATACCGAGCTCGTGGAATCCTACTTCAATGAACAAAGCTCCGCATCGATGGCGGATATGGAGGGCAAATACCAAAATGAAAAGAAACAGGCTGAGATTGCCTTGCTCAACAAGGACAATGAATTCAAAGCCCTGAAAATTGACCGCCAAAGTACGATCCAAAACCTGTTGATCGGGGTTCTGGCCCTGTTGCTGCTGTTGGTCATCGTGGCGGTGGTGGCCTACTTGGACAAACGAAGAACAAACCGGCTGCTCCACGACCAACAAGAGCAAATCAAACGCATCAATGCGGGTTTGGAAGAGAAAGTGCTGGAACGGACACAGGCCCTGGAAATCGCGAACAAGGAATTGAATGACCTGTTGTACAGGAGTTCGCATGACCTGCGCAGCCCAATCACCAAGATCCTGGGCCTGTTGGGGCTGGCCGAGGCGGGCGCAATGCCCACTGAAACCGTTTTGGAACATATCGGTCGGACCATGGAGGGCTTGAATGCGCAGAATTTGAGCATTTGTGAGCTCGGATCGATTCGGGACCATCGTTCGGCACCCGCATCCTTGCACCTTCAGGATACCCTCGAGGAGGTATTGGCCGAATTGAAAACCAGCTTTGATGTTGACACTTCCGCGGTTCTGCTGGAGGTGAATGCAGGAACCGTCTGCACAGTGGATCGTTACCTTCTAAAAATCGCAGTGCGGGAAATCGTCGCCAACGCCCTTGCCTACGGAGGCAGCGGCAAGGTCCGCATTGTGGCCCAAAATGAAGGTGGCCAATTGCGGATGGCCGTAGAGGATCAGGGTCCGGGTATCCCCGCAGGCATCCAAAAGAACTTGTTTGATATGTTTGTGCGGGGAAACAATTCCCCCAGCCATTTTGGCCTGGGCCTGTACAAGGCAAGGTTGGCGGTACAACGGATGGGAGGGAACCTGTCCTACCGGTCAGCGGCGGGTGGAGGGACGGTTTTTGAGATTTTGGTGAGAGGTGCGGTGTAG
- a CDS encoding TetR/AcrR family transcriptional regulator gives MNQFRVYIHDMNMQGSRKYEMKARSESAAQTEANILKAAGELWMKYPLHEITLERIAEKAETTVRTVLRKFGSREGVFEAAIGQDVAGIEAIKDAAKVGDIPLAVDLLMQEYELTGEAAVRTLALEHTLPIIAQVLQHARKIHTAWCARVFAPYLPAESDPHYRLLLGMYYASTDVNQWKLLRKDLGYSQEETAQILYQRLNAITQLKMS, from the coding sequence ATGAATCAATTTCGTGTCTATATTCATGACATGAATATGCAAGGGAGCAGAAAGTACGAAATGAAGGCGCGGTCTGAATCGGCGGCGCAGACGGAAGCGAATATCCTGAAGGCGGCGGGTGAACTTTGGATGAAGTATCCCCTCCACGAGATCACCTTGGAAAGGATCGCCGAAAAAGCGGAGACAACGGTCCGGACAGTTCTCAGAAAGTTTGGTTCGCGCGAAGGGGTGTTTGAGGCGGCGATCGGGCAAGATGTCGCGGGCATCGAGGCCATCAAGGATGCCGCCAAGGTAGGCGACATACCGCTTGCGGTGGACCTGTTGATGCAGGAGTACGAACTGACCGGAGAGGCCGCGGTCCGCACCTTGGCACTTGAGCATACACTCCCGATCATCGCCCAAGTGCTGCAGCATGCCCGCAAGATCCATACGGCCTGGTGTGCACGTGTTTTTGCGCCGTATTTACCCGCGGAATCGGACCCTCATTATCGTCTTTTGCTCGGAATGTATTATGCGTCCACGGATGTGAATCAATGGAAACTGCTGCGCAAGGATTTGGGCTATTCACAGGAAGAAACAGCGCAGATCCTATATCAAAGACTGAATGCAATCACCCAACTAAAAATGTCATGA
- a CDS encoding glycosyltransferase family 1 protein: MKVLIVTIEGGGNVPPVLNLTQQLIRSGHAVTILSEPWFKELVEGTGATFTAFTEYFTKTDRTRDMFQDWKNKNNGFENVIFGPAEIVVRETIRAIQEHQPDVLVADVVLPAALIAGESQKIPSVCLFHMPEYLPGSNRPPGGLGLVPGKGLFGKLRDKLLGKVFDKIFNKYLPKINAIRKSLDLPAQKNVADFFRHCDLRLIQTSEAFDFPILPTPKNVVYTGPVLDDPDWVQEWQNPFSSGDKRPLVVVAMSTTFQNQQQAIQNCIDGLAQLDVRGLVTLGIAMENEVFRIPDNVKVVKDASHAQVFPQADCVVTHAGHGTVMRALANGVLMVCMPMGRDQGDNSAKVAYHGTGIKLSPKASANSIRKAVQQILDQPSYRHHAKKLGERIVADSKKDNIVGEIEKVGSLSVPVTE, from the coding sequence ATGAAAGTCCTTATTGTTACCATCGAAGGTGGAGGAAATGTGCCTCCGGTACTGAATCTCACACAGCAACTCATTCGGAGCGGCCATGCGGTGACGATCCTGAGCGAGCCTTGGTTCAAGGAATTGGTGGAAGGAACGGGAGCAACATTTACTGCCTTCACGGAATATTTTACGAAGACCGACCGCACCCGTGATATGTTCCAGGATTGGAAAAACAAGAACAATGGCTTTGAAAATGTCATCTTCGGTCCGGCTGAGATTGTGGTCAGGGAAACGATCAGGGCCATCCAAGAACATCAACCCGATGTTTTGGTTGCCGACGTGGTGCTTCCTGCTGCCTTGATTGCAGGTGAATCCCAAAAAATTCCATCCGTATGCTTGTTTCACATGCCCGAATATTTGCCCGGTTCCAACCGTCCGCCGGGGGGATTGGGTTTGGTGCCGGGGAAAGGTCTTTTCGGGAAATTGCGGGACAAATTGCTGGGCAAGGTCTTCGACAAGATCTTCAACAAATACCTGCCCAAAATCAATGCGATCCGGAAATCCTTGGACCTCCCTGCGCAAAAGAATGTCGCAGATTTCTTTCGCCATTGTGACCTGCGCCTTATTCAAACGAGCGAAGCCTTCGATTTCCCCATTTTGCCGACGCCGAAGAATGTGGTCTACACCGGCCCTGTGCTCGACGATCCGGATTGGGTGCAGGAATGGCAAAACCCGTTTTCTTCGGGGGACAAAAGACCGCTTGTGGTGGTTGCCATGTCCACGACCTTTCAAAACCAGCAACAGGCTATTCAAAACTGCATCGATGGCTTGGCGCAATTGGATGTACGCGGATTGGTGACGCTTGGTATCGCGATGGAAAATGAAGTCTTCCGCATTCCGGACAATGTGAAGGTCGTCAAGGACGCCTCGCATGCGCAGGTATTCCCGCAGGCGGATTGCGTGGTCACCCATGCCGGCCACGGAACAGTCATGCGCGCCTTAGCCAATGGCGTGCTCATGGTTTGTATGCCCATGGGAAGGGACCAAGGCGACAATTCGGCGAAGGTTGCCTACCATGGAACCGGGATCAAGCTTTCGCCCAAAGCCAGCGCAAACAGCATCCGGAAAGCTGTGCAGCAAATTCTCGATCAACCCAGCTACCGTCACCATGCGAAAAAGCTGGGCGAACGGATTGTGGCCGATTCGAAGAAGGACAATATTGTGGGGGAGATTGAGAAGGTTGGTTCATTGAGCGTTCCCGTCACAGAATAA
- a CDS encoding DUF3820 family protein has product MQENDLIQLVTMEMPFGKYKGRLLCELPEHYLVWFHSKGFPAGHLGHLLGLLYEIKLNGLEYLLVELRKNHLPK; this is encoded by the coding sequence ATGCAGGAAAATGATCTCATCCAACTTGTGACCATGGAAATGCCCTTTGGCAAATACAAAGGCCGGCTTTTATGCGAGCTTCCCGAGCACTACCTCGTTTGGTTCCATTCCAAAGGATTCCCCGCCGGGCACCTCGGTCATCTCCTCGGCTTGCTCTATGAAATCAAGCTCAATGGGCTCGAGTATTTGTTGGTCGAGCTACGCAAGAACCATTTGCCGAAGTAG
- a CDS encoding WG repeat-containing protein yields MRWMITLVSLLLVCLSGYAQGELEVVQKKNLWGVQQDGEWLIKPKYDSLVQADKVILTGYRKNKIFYLNAEGEQIHKDLIRGSGKFEDGTGIVQDKKGRYAILDRTGKMVSAPTFVAGSPVRYGRFVFWQERKTNVYVNSDKNGCLYRETGLVKKDLRSVSTFQNLLIAEEHHDRFTHPTERTYFDLQSGEMLEEDVVAVKDTMGHFFLEKYDGKTTLYEKSTQKWVKSLDKIELLDSAYFISKKGQEKSLYLWKAHQLLIRTDCERYEFRPEVIYAVKKENSGAGLPVEIYDYQGSPLQRELVILHEFEDGRMLFQKNRLQYIGKENGDTLSSGYPRISPVAVNGFRIVSDASHYGYINDRTYQKLPMEYPILYTQKRSESSGGSGGILKAIATLVMLPIVVTAGALLAIPTGGKSMTVVRGLLGNLGEASSTPETSYEVMVPDVKQLFMEGYAIFCTYEPSSPEAFKLIGDQSALTYNYVDTAGKVLNAKKYQGCYSFQGGKAWVKDGRQWVQINKKGIRIGQDGFDNLSRYDNGFFEGWNTYTHTFLFFTNGYSECVLFDQNNNRLHKGVFSEIKRENNAYYGLRNEKYIKIADVPAQKAQ; encoded by the coding sequence ATGAGATGGATGATAACATTGGTTTCTTTGCTCTTGGTTTGCCTGTCCGGGTATGCGCAGGGGGAATTGGAGGTGGTTCAGAAGAAAAATCTCTGGGGCGTGCAGCAGGACGGCGAATGGTTGATCAAGCCCAAATACGACAGTCTCGTGCAGGCGGACAAGGTCATTCTGACAGGCTACCGGAAAAACAAGATCTTCTATTTGAATGCCGAAGGAGAACAAATCCACAAAGACCTCATCCGGGGAAGTGGGAAATTCGAGGACGGGACGGGCATTGTTCAGGATAAGAAGGGCAGGTATGCGATTTTGGATCGGACGGGAAAAATGGTCTCAGCGCCCACTTTTGTCGCTGGATCACCTGTCAGATACGGCAGATTCGTCTTTTGGCAGGAGAGAAAAACCAATGTTTATGTCAATTCAGACAAAAACGGTTGTCTCTACAGGGAAACAGGCTTGGTGAAGAAGGACCTTCGTTCTGTTTCCACTTTCCAAAACTTGTTGATTGCTGAGGAACACCACGATCGATTCACGCATCCAACGGAACGCACTTATTTTGACCTCCAATCAGGTGAGATGCTAGAGGAGGATGTCGTCGCCGTCAAAGATACGATGGGCCATTTTTTCCTGGAGAAGTATGATGGAAAGACAACGCTTTATGAGAAAAGCACGCAAAAATGGGTGAAGTCGCTGGACAAGATTGAGCTGCTCGACAGCGCCTATTTCATCAGTAAAAAAGGTCAGGAAAAAAGTCTCTATTTGTGGAAAGCGCATCAATTGTTGATTCGCACGGATTGCGAACGCTATGAGTTTCGGCCGGAGGTGATTTATGCGGTGAAGAAGGAGAATTCGGGCGCAGGACTCCCCGTGGAGATCTATGATTACCAAGGAAGTCCATTGCAACGGGAGCTGGTGATTTTGCATGAATTTGAGGATGGCAGAATGCTGTTTCAAAAGAACCGCCTGCAGTACATCGGCAAAGAAAATGGAGATACCCTCAGTAGTGGCTATCCCCGCATTTCCCCGGTTGCAGTGAACGGATTCCGAATTGTCTCCGATGCATCTCATTACGGCTATATCAATGACCGCACCTACCAAAAACTGCCGATGGAGTATCCGATTTTGTATACGCAGAAGCGGAGTGAGTCTTCAGGTGGTAGCGGCGGAATCCTCAAGGCAATTGCCACCCTCGTGATGTTGCCCATTGTGGTGACTGCCGGCGCCTTGCTTGCCATCCCAACCGGAGGGAAAAGTATGACGGTGGTGCGTGGTCTTCTCGGCAATCTTGGCGAAGCATCCAGCACACCGGAGACAAGTTACGAGGTGATGGTACCGGATGTAAAGCAGCTATTCATGGAGGGGTATGCGATCTTCTGTACCTACGAACCGTCCTCTCCGGAAGCGTTCAAACTGATCGGGGATCAATCCGCCCTCACCTATAATTATGTTGATACGGCAGGAAAGGTTTTGAATGCAAAAAAATACCAAGGTTGCTATTCTTTCCAAGGTGGCAAGGCGTGGGTAAAGGACGGTAGGCAATGGGTGCAAATCAACAAAAAAGGAATTCGAATCGGTCAGGACGGATTTGATAACTTGTCGCGCTACGACAATGGATTCTTCGAAGGCTGGAATACCTATACCCATACATTTCTGTTTTTCACCAATGGCTATTCTGAATGTGTACTTTTCGATCAAAACAACAACCGGCTTCACAAAGGTGTATTTTCCGAAATTAAACGTGAGAACAATGCCTACTATGGCCTGCGTAATGAGAAATACATCAAGATTGCGGATGTACCTGCTCAGAAAGCGCAGTAA
- a CDS encoding dienelactone hydrolase family protein translates to MTQKLNIKISPEFGSVSAILQKPAGATALLVLSHGAGAGMDHPFMQELANQLALLKVATLRFNFPFKENGGAPDRPPKAQATILAAIQAALPEAKGLTLLVGGKSFGGRMTSLLAATGTLPPQVKGIVYVGFPLHAPNKPGSDRAAHLQSIALPQLFLQGTRDTLAQFDLIEQVCNGINNATLIKLEGADHSFQTLKRAGVSAEAVMTQLAVEIAEFAKKVG, encoded by the coding sequence ATGACGCAAAAGCTCAACATCAAAATCTCCCCGGAATTCGGATCCGTCTCGGCCATCTTGCAGAAGCCTGCAGGGGCGACGGCCTTGCTTGTGTTGAGCCATGGCGCCGGTGCGGGCATGGACCATCCCTTTATGCAAGAACTTGCCAATCAATTGGCCCTCCTCAAAGTGGCTACCTTGCGTTTCAACTTTCCCTTCAAGGAAAATGGCGGGGCACCGGACCGTCCACCCAAGGCGCAGGCCACAATTTTGGCGGCGATCCAAGCAGCCTTGCCCGAAGCGAAGGGCTTGACGCTTTTGGTGGGCGGCAAATCCTTCGGTGGCCGCATGACCTCGTTGTTGGCCGCTACCGGAACTTTGCCACCGCAGGTCAAGGGAATCGTGTATGTCGGATTTCCCCTCCATGCCCCCAACAAACCCGGCAGTGACCGCGCCGCCCATCTTCAATCGATCGCGCTGCCGCAGCTTTTCCTGCAAGGCACCCGCGACACCCTCGCTCAATTTGACCTCATCGAGCAAGTCTGTAACGGCATCAACAACGCCACGCTGATCAAATTGGAAGGTGCTGACCATTCGTTTCAGACCCTCAAACGCGCCGGGGTGAGCGCTGAAGCCGTGATGACGCAACTTGCGGTGGAGATTGCGGAATTTGCGAAAAAGGTCGGGTGA